The window CCGGACGGGCCGGACACGACCGTCCAGGCCCAGCTCGCCGATCATCACGATGTCGGAGAGCACCCGTGGGTCGATGCGCTCGGAGGCCCCGAGCGCCGCGCAGGCGATGGCCAAATCAAATCCGCTGCCGCTCTTCGGCACCGAGGCCGGGCTGAGGCCCACCGTGAGCTTCTTCTGCGGCCATTCGCCGCCGGAGTTGACCACGGCCGCCCGCACCCGGTCCTTGCTCTCCGTCAGACTCTTGTCGGGCAGGCCGACCAGGGTGAACGCCGCGACCCCGGGCTCCAGATCCGCCTGGACCTCGACGACGACGCCCTCCACGCCGACGAGGGCCACCGAGCACGTACGCGCGAATCCCATCAGGCCACCCCTCGCACGTGCTCCACGACGGGGGCGCCGCGGTCGGGCAGCAGGACGCCGACGACGTCGATACGGACGCCGCCGGGTGGGGCTCCTCCGTGTTCCTGCAGCCAGCGCTCGGCGAGGCCGCGCAGCCGCTGCGCCTTGACCGGGGTGACGGCGGCCATCGGGTGCTCGTACGTTCCCGTGCGGCGGGTCTTGACCTCGCAGACGACGAGCGCGTCACCGTCCCGGGCCACGATGTCGATCTCGCCGGCCCTGCCCGAGCGCCAGTTGCGCTGCAGGACCGTCATTCCCGACTCGGTCAGCCGCCGCGCGGCCAGATCCTCGCCGTACTTTCCCAGTGCGTTGCGTGCCTTGGACGTCTTCATGTGGGCACCACCTCCGGCACCCACACTGAGCCCGCAGCGTCCCGCTATTGGATCTTGGTGGACGGCCACCCGGTTGTGGACAACTCAGTCACCCACACGAGCGGCCGCTCCCCAGCTCCGGCCCGTCGGCGGCACGTCCGGCCGGTCAGCGGCCGTGCACCGATCAGGACAGCAGTGATCCCTTAGCTGCTCGGCAGTTCGAGATCGCTCTTGTTGAGCTCCTCGATGTTCACATCCTTGAAGGTCAGGACACGCACTTGCTTCACGAACCGAGCAGGCCGGTACATGTCCCACACCCAGGCATCCGCCATGGACACCTCGAAAAACACCTCGCCCTGGACCGAGTGCACCTGCATCTCGTAGTCGTTGGTGAGGTAGAAGCGCCGTTCGGTCTCGATCACGTATTTGAACAGACCGACGACATCGCGGTACTCCCGGTAGAGCTTCAGCTCCATCTCGGTCTCGTACTTCTCGAGGTCCTCGGCGCTCATGGCATGTTCCCCTTCAGCCGTGCGTCCCCCTATTGTGCGCCAGCCCCGCGAGCCCCTAGACGATTTCCGTGTCGAGGGTCTCGGGACCGGCCGGGGGCCCTTCGTCGAGCAGCCTGCGCAGCAGCTCGGCGAGTCTGGTCGGATACACCGTCTCATGTGCCTGGTTAAGTTCCTGGCACGTCCACCAGCGCGCTCCGGCGACACTGCGCCGTTCCAGCTCGGTCAGTCCCGTGGCCTCGGGCACCTCATCCCGCGTATCCGCCGTCCGGGCCAGGTAGTACCACTCGTCCTGGTCCCAGCGGCGCCCCGCGAACGGGAACGAGCAGGTCCGTCGCCACAGCACCGGGCCCAGCTCGACGTCGGTGATGCCGGTCTCCTCCGCGAGTTCCCTTCGGGCGGCCTCTTCTCGCGTCTCGTCGCCCTCCACGCCGCCGCCCGGTGTGAACCACCAGTCGTCGGAGGGATCCTCGGGTTCATGGCCGTGAAGCAGCAGAATGCGGTCCTGCGGATCGAGCAGCACCACCCGTGCGACCTTCCGCAACTCCCCGAGTTCGTCGACCCCGGGAACCGGCTGCCCACCCTCGTTTCCAGGCCCGTGGACCGACCCCTCGCCCGCGCTTCCAGGCTCCTGGACCGCCCGCCCGCTCTCGCTTCCGGGCCCGGCGGCCGCCCGCTCACCCTCGCTTCCGGACTCCGCAGCCGAAGCTGAGACCCCGGCCGAGACCCCGGCAGACCCCTCGCCCGCCCCCCGCGCCGCCTCAGCCCGCAAGGGCCTGCTCCCTCGTCCCCGTGCGGCCGCGCCGGCGCTCCGCCCGCTTGGCGATCGGACCGTACGCCCCTCCGCCGAGGACGAGTGCCGCGCCCACCACGATCGCTGTGAGGACCAGGCGCAGGGGCCCCGGCTCGGAGATGGCGCCGAGGCTCTCGAAGTTGGTGGGCCGGGACAGCATGCCGTTCATGGGCCAGGCCACGGCGTCGACGCGGGCGTCCACCGAGCTGCGCGGCACCGTGCCGCTGCCGGCCTCGGTGAGGTGGGCGGTGGAGTCGAGGGAGCCGCTGCGCTCGTCGCCGAGCAGGAAGAGCCTGCCCTCGGGGACCTTGATGGCCGGGATCGTGGTCGCCTCGGCCGCGCTGCCCTTGGGAAGATACGGTTCGTCGATCTTCTTGCCGTTGACGGTCAGCTTGTTCTCGGTGCAGCAGGCCACGGTGTCCCCGCCCACGGCGACGACACGCTTGACCATGGGCATGTTGCCCCAGCTGGCCTGCTTGAAGACGACGACGTCACCGCGCGTGACGTCCGAGCCGTCGATCCGCTCGGCGAGCACCCGGTCGCCGGCCGTGATGGTCGGGGACATCGAGTCGGTCGGCACGGTGTAGGGCTGGTAGACGATCGCGCCCCAGGCGAACCCGCCGAGGAAGAGCACACAGCCGAGGGCCATGGCGAATCCCGACAGCTTGCTGCCGAGCCGTCCACGGCCCTCGTCCGTACGACTTGTCCCGCTCATCCCAGTGCTCCCCCAACTCGGAGAATCGACCCCGCGGCCCAGGTGCGGGCCGCGGAAGATCGGCGATCTGGGACGGCACCCTACCCGGCGGTACCCGGCCCAGAAACCCTGGCGTTCGCGACGGTGAGACGGCGCCTGCGCCACAGCACCAGCGGCACCGCGCCCGCGAGCCCGAGCGCACCCGGAGCGGCGGCGCTGAGGTCCTGGTCGAAGGTGTCCGGCACCGGAAGCGTGGACCAGCGGGTGGGCGGCCAGGCGACCACGATGGCGCGGCCCACGACGTTGTCCACGGGCACGAAGCCCTTGTACTTGTCCTGCTGGTGGTAGCGGGAGTCCAGCGAGTTCTGCCGATGGTCACCCATGACCCAGATTTTGCCTTCGGGTACCTTCTTCTTGAACTGGCCCCCGAGGTCGTCCACGGTGCACGGGGTGTTGCCCGGGTACACGTAGGAAGACTCGTTCAGCGCCTTGCCGTTGACCTTCAGCGGGCCGGTGCCCTTGCACTCGATCGTGTCGCCGGCGACTCCGATGACGCGCTTGATCAGGTCCTTCTCCTCGGCGGACGGCATCAGGCCGATCCAACTGAGGCCCTTCTGGATCGCGTTCGGGTTCGGCGTGGGCTCGCCCGCCAGCCACTTGTCGGGGTCGTGGAAGACGACGACCTCGCCGCGCTCGGGCTCCGAACCGAACCACGGGGTCAGCTTGTCGACCAGGACGCGGTCACCCTGCTGGAGGGTGTTCTGCATCGAGTCGGAGGGGATCGAGAACGCCTGGACCAGGAAGGTCTTGATCAGCAGCGCGAGAACGAGCGCGATACCGATGAGCAGCGGGAGTTCTTTCCAGAAGGACCGCGGTTTCTTCGGCTGCGGGGCGGTTCCGTCGCCGTCCCGCTCGTCCCTGCCTCCATCACCACCGGAGTCACCACCGTTGTCACCTCCGGCGGTTACGTCGTCCTCTGCGGCCGGGGGGACCGACTCTTCGGGTCGTTCCGGTCGCTCCTCGGGGCCCTCGTGTCCGGACCGTGCGCCGACCGCCAAATCCCCCACATCCACTCCTCACTCCGTGCCGCCGCCTGCGACGGATGCGACGCAGGCCCACCACTCCCATAACGAGCGGGAGTTCCGCAGGGGTCGGGAGCGGGATCAATCCGTATCGATCCGCGGTGGCCACCCTATGCGACGCGCCGAGCACAACGCCCGCCCCACCGGGCGCGTCGGGCACGGAGGCATACGTTTCCGGCTCGTTGAGCCGGCTCCAGTGACCGATGGGCCAGGCGATGACCATGGCGCGGCCCACGACGTCCTCGGAGATGGTGCCGTTGTACTTCTCGGTGCGGTGATAGCGGGAGTCGGCGGAGTTGGAGCGGTGGTCGCCCATGACCCACAGGCGCCCCGCGGGCACCTTCACCTCGAAGGTGAGCGAGGAGGGCTTGTCGCCGGGGTTGATGTAGGGCTCGTTGAGCGGCATGCCGTTGACGGTCACGCGGCCCTGGGTGTCACAGCACTTGACGGTGTCACCGCCGACCGCGACGACCCGCTTGATCAGGTCCCGTTCGTTGTCGGAGGGCAGCAGGCCGATGAAGGTCAGCACCTCCTTGACCTGCTTGACGACGATGGGGTCGTCCGCCTTGGCCACCGGCTGTTCGTCCTCGAGCCATCCGCCGGGGTCCTTGAACACGACGACGTCGCCGCGCTCGGGCTTCGAGCCGAACCACGGCGTGAGCTTGTCGACGAGGACGCGGTCACCGATCCGGATCGTCTGCTCCATGGAACCCGACGGGATCACGAAGGCCTGGACGAGGAACGTCTTCAGGACGAGCGCTATCAGCAGGGCGACCCCTATCAGAAGGGGTATCTCCTTGATCGCCGAG is drawn from Streptomyces liliifuscus and contains these coding sequences:
- a CDS encoding YraN family protein; the protein is MKTSKARNALGKYGEDLAARRLTESGMTVLQRNWRSGRAGEIDIVARDGDALVVCEVKTRRTGTYEHPMAAVTPVKAQRLRGLAERWLQEHGGAPPGGVRIDVVGVLLPDRGAPVVEHVRGVA
- a CDS encoding DUF2469 domain-containing protein encodes the protein MSAEDLEKYETEMELKLYREYRDVVGLFKYVIETERRFYLTNDYEMQVHSVQGEVFFEVSMADAWVWDMYRPARFVKQVRVLTFKDVNIEELNKSDLELPSS
- a CDS encoding NUDIX hydrolase, whose protein sequence is MRKVARVVLLDPQDRILLLHGHEPEDPSDDWWFTPGGGVEGDETREEAARRELAEETGITDVELGPVLWRRTCSFPFAGRRWDQDEWYYLARTADTRDEVPEATGLTELERRSVAGARWWTCQELNQAHETVYPTRLAELLRRLLDEGPPAGPETLDTEIV
- the lepB gene encoding signal peptidase I, whose product is MSGTSRTDEGRGRLGSKLSGFAMALGCVLFLGGFAWGAIVYQPYTVPTDSMSPTITAGDRVLAERIDGSDVTRGDVVVFKQASWGNMPMVKRVVAVGGDTVACCTENKLTVNGKKIDEPYLPKGSAAEATTIPAIKVPEGRLFLLGDERSGSLDSTAHLTEAGSGTVPRSSVDARVDAVAWPMNGMLSRPTNFESLGAISEPGPLRLVLTAIVVGAALVLGGGAYGPIAKRAERRRGRTGTREQALAG
- the lepB gene encoding signal peptidase I; translation: MGDLAVGARSGHEGPEERPERPEESVPPAAEDDVTAGGDNGGDSGGDGGRDERDGDGTAPQPKKPRSFWKELPLLIGIALVLALLIKTFLVQAFSIPSDSMQNTLQQGDRVLVDKLTPWFGSEPERGEVVVFHDPDKWLAGEPTPNPNAIQKGLSWIGLMPSAEEKDLIKRVIGVAGDTIECKGTGPLKVNGKALNESSYVYPGNTPCTVDDLGGQFKKKVPEGKIWVMGDHRQNSLDSRYHQQDKYKGFVPVDNVVGRAIVVAWPPTRWSTLPVPDTFDQDLSAAAPGALGLAGAVPLVLWRRRRLTVANARVSGPGTAG
- the lepB gene encoding signal peptidase I — translated: MGNRGKPRGAHSAAEDLLPTGTRRTGGPVMPGRAERRKLARRVKRRRQRSAIKEIPLLIGVALLIALVLKTFLVQAFVIPSGSMEQTIRIGDRVLVDKLTPWFGSKPERGDVVVFKDPGGWLEDEQPVAKADDPIVVKQVKEVLTFIGLLPSDNERDLIKRVVAVGGDTVKCCDTQGRVTVNGMPLNEPYINPGDKPSSLTFEVKVPAGRLWVMGDHRSNSADSRYHRTEKYNGTISEDVVGRAMVIAWPIGHWSRLNEPETYASVPDAPGGAGVVLGASHRVATADRYGLIPLPTPAELPLVMGVVGLRRIRRRRRHGVRSGCGGFGGRRTVRTRGPRGATGTTRRVGPPGRRGRRNRRR